TTTTCCAATTGCCGAACTGGTAGACTCATCAATTTCATGGGAAGGTCATCTGGCAGGAACTCTGAGTGGACTTGTCATTGCAGTAGCTTTACGTCATCAAGGTCCTCAGAAGATCGAAAAAGTATGGGAGGATGAAGAAGAAAATGAATTGGATGAAATTAGTGAGAATTAAAATGTGTGGTAATTGATGAGAATAACTACTCATTTTTCTTATTTTTGTAATAAATAAATATTAAGATATATGCAAAAATTAATTAGAGCAGCAGTTGTTGGATATGGAAATATCGGCAAATACACATTAGAAACGTTAGAAAGTAGCCCTGATTTTGAAATTGCAGGAGTTGTTAGAAGAAGTTCTTCTTCTGTTTCCCCTGAGCTACAGAATTATAAAGTTGTTACATCAATAAATGATCTGCATAATGTAGATGTTGCAATACTTTGTACTCCTACAAGAAATGTTGAAAAATATGCCATAGAGTGCTTATCAGCCGGTATTAATACAGTAGATAGCTTTGATATTCACAGTAAGATATTAGAATTGCGCAACTCTTTGAATGAGTATGCGGTTAAAAATGGTGCCGTTTCAATTATTTCAGCAGGCTGGGATCCGGGAAGTGATTCTGTTATTCGTACACTTATGGAGGCTATGGCTCCAAAAGGTATCACATATACCAATTTTGGTCCCGGAATGAGTATGGGGCATACAGTTGCCGTGAAAGCTATCGATGGTGTTAAGGCTGCTCTCTCCATGACTATTCCTACAGGAACAGGTGTTCACAGAAGAATGGTTTATATCGAACTTGAAGATGGATATAATTTCCAGGAAGTTTCCCAGTCGATAAAAGCTGATGATTACTTCGCTCATGATGAGACTCATGTTTTCCAGGTGGATGATGTTGAAGCTCTTAAGGATATGGGGCATGGTGTACTTATGGAAAGAAAAGGGGCGTCGGGAGAAACGCAGAATCAACAATTTAAATTTGATATGAGGATTAACAATCCTGCTCTTACAGCCCAGGTATTGGTTAGTGCAGCACGAGCAACACTAAGGCAGTCACCAGGTGCATATACTATGATTGAAATACCGGTTGTAGATTTACTGCCGGGTGAAAAAGAGCTGTGGATTAAGAAATTAGTATAAGTTCTTTAGTCTGAAATAATATATCTTTTACGGTTACAGGCTAAATATTTTGATTCCCTCATTAAATATTGCCGTTTTGGTTTTACTTACCTTGACGGTCTGAGTTATTATTAACTGTCAAAGAAATAAATTTCATTATCTTTGTAAAAAAATGTATTCTAATGGACATATTACTTTCTGTAACCTGGAATGTCGACCCCACACTTTTTAATCTGTTTGGTCGCGAAATACGATGGTATGGCCTTTTATGGGTTGTTGGTCTGCTGGTAGCAGTATATATTGTACAGAAAATTTTCAAGAAGGAGGATCTTCCCGAAAAGTGGTTCGATTCACTTTTTGTATATATGATTGTAGGTATCATTGTGGGTGCCCGACTTGGTCATTGTCTCTTTTATGAACCCGGATACTATCTTTCTAATCCATTAGAAATTCTGAAGGTATGGGAAGGAGGACTTGCAAGTCATGGTGGAGTGATTGGAATTATAATTGCCGTTTGGCTCTATTCACGTAAGGTAACCAAACAGAGTATGTTGTGGACTTTCGACAGGGTTATGGTCCCAACAGGCTTCACTTCAGCGATGATTCGATTGGGTAATCTTATGAATCATGAGATTTATGGTGGCCCTACCGACCGCCCATGGGGTTTCCGTTTTGTAGATAACCTTTATCCATGGATGAACGGTGCGGAGCCTATTTATACTGAGCCTTCACACCCGACTCAGATATATGAAGCACTGGCATATCTGGTTGTTTTTGGTATTACTATGTATCTCTATTATAACACAAATGCAAAAGATAGAAAGGGTCTAATAACAGGAGTTGGGATTTTTGTAATTTTCCTGTTCAGATTCTTTGTTGAGTTTGTAAAGAATGTCCAGGTAGAAGAAGAGTATTCAATGATAGAGAGTACAGGCTTGAATTTAGGTCAATGGCTTAGTATCCCCTTTATTATTTGGGGCTTATGGCTTATCATAAATGCTGTGAGGAAGCCTGCAGTAGTTGCTGATACACCTAAACAATCACAAATGTTTAAACCAAAACAGAAAACAAAAAAGAAATAAAATATATATCATAAACAGTATTAGGACCACTGAACTATATGTGTAAACCGCTTGAAATTGAGAAGGATATCTTTTATGTTGGTGTGAACGACCGCACCAAACATCTTTTTGAAAGTTTATGGCCTTTGCCAAATGGAGTCTCCTATAATTCTTATTTGATTGTTGACGAAAAAGTAGCATTGATAGATACAGTTGACATTTGCTACTCTGATGTATTCTTCAGGAAGATTACATCACTGCTTGGCGACAGACCAATAGATTATCTTGTTGTAAATCATATGGAACCGGACCACTCAGGATCTATAGGATTATTAGTAAATAAATACCCTGATATCAGCATTGTTGGAAATAAACGTACGATAGAGATGCTTAAAGGGTATTATGGAGTTACAAATAACCTGGTTGAGATTCTTGATCTTGATACTCTTAATCTGGGTAAATATAATCTAAAGTTTTATCTTACACCAATGGTGCATTGGCCGGAGACAATGATGACATACCTACAGGAAATGAACACTCTATTCAGTGGTGATGCATTTGGTACATTCGGGGCTATTGATGGTGGAGTACTGGATAGTCAGACTCGTATAGAAAAGTATTGGGATGAGATGATAAGGTATTACTCTAACATAGTTGGAAAATTTGGATCTCCTGTACAGACAGCACTAAAAAAACTCTCTGGTGTTGAAATAGATATGATTTGTTCAACACATGGACCGGTGTGGACCAAAAACGGAAGAATTAATGAAGTAATCAGTTTATATGATAAGCTAAGCAAGTATGATGCTGATAGCGGACTGGTTATAGTTTATGGTAGTATGTATGGAAATACCGCAGAGTTAGCTGATACAATTGCGGTTTCAGCATCACAAAATGGTGTTAAGGATATCGTTATACACAATGTTTCTAAGAGTCATGAGTCAGATATCATCAGGGATGTATTTAAATATAAAGGTCTGATAATTGGATCACCTACATATAACAATAAGCTTTATCCTGCCGTGGAAAGTGTTGTAACATCTTTGCAAAACAGGAACCTGAAAAATAGATATTTTGGTTATTTTGGTGGATTCTCATGGTCTGATGCATCTGAAAGATTGCTGAAATCATTTGCCGAAGAGATGAATTTTGAAGTGGTTGCATCTCCTGTAGTTATAAAGCAGGGTATGCTGGATGAGGTTTATGAAAAAGCTAATAATCTGGGAATGATGATGGCTAAGAAATTAAACAGTGATAATTCAAAATAAATAATTACATATACAAGTTATGAGACTTATTATTCAACCTGATGCCAATCAAATGGCACAATGGGCTGCAAACTACATTGCAGCAAAAATTAATAGTGCAGAACCAACAGCTGAAAATCCTTTTGTATTGGGTTTACCTACAGGTTCTTCTCCTCTTAATACATACAAAGCTCTTATTAAGCTTTATGAAAGAGGCGTAGTATCTTTTGAGAATGTTGTAACATTTAATATGGATGAATATATCGGTCTGGAAGCAGATCACCCACAAAGCTATCATACTTTTATGTGGGATAACTTCTTTAATCATATCGATATTAAGAAGGAAAATGTTCATATTTTAGATGGTATGGCTAAGGATCCTGAAGCAGAATGTGCTGCTTATGAGAAAGCTATCAAAGATGCAGGAGGTATTGATCTGTTTTTAGGAGGTATAGGACCTGACGGTCATATTGCTTTTAATGAACCAGGCTCTTCACTGAGCTCACGCACAAGGGTGAAAACACTTACCACTGATACAGTTATAGCAAATTCAAGATTCTTCGATAACGATGTTAATAAAGTTCCTAAAACTGCACTTACTGTAGGAGTAGGTACTGTACTTGATGCTAAGGAAGTTCTGATTCTTGTAAATGGTATTCATAAAGCAAGAGCATTGTATCATGCAGTTGAAGGTCCTGTTACTCAAATGTGGACAATCAGTGCTCTGCAATTACATGAAAAAGGTATAATTGTATGTGATTATGATGCATGTAGTGAATTACAGGTGAAAACATATAAATACTTCCTTGACATTGAGCATGATAATCTAGATCCGGATTCTCTTTTTAAATAGGAATAAAAATGAATCATTAAAGTTAAATTTAAGTATTGTTTTAAGGGTGTAGAAGTTTTTCTACACCCTTTTTTTTATCTTGCAGTTAACTTTTATATTTGATATTTAACAGATATACAGTCGATTACAATGAACAACTGCTTAGTATCGTTTGTTCACCGATTATAATCACAGTGTAATTCATTAATATAAATGGGATGAAGTCTATTTTGCTTATACTAATTTCATTCTTAATATCAACGTTCACCCTAAAAGATACAGTGCCCAGAGCAAATTCAGAATCAATGGTTGATTCTGATATTATGGTTGTTGATTTTAAACAGCTTCAGCCTTTTCTTGAGATAGATAATGATACAATTTATGTTGTTAATTTTTGGGCTACATGGTGTGGTCCGTGTGTTAGAGAAATTCCATATTTTGAGCAATTAAGAGATAAATATGAGGGTGAAAATCTGAAAATAGTTATGGTTAGCTTAGATATGTCTGACGATCTGGATACCAGAGTTATTCCATTCATGAGAAAATACGATATGAAAAATAAAGTGCTTTTATTGGATGACCCGCAATCTAACCGTTGGATTCCACTTGTGGATGAAAAATGGACAGGTGCAATACCTGCAACCCTTATTTATGGAAATGGATTCCGAGAGTTTTATGCAAAGGAATTTACATTTTCAGAATTGGATAAGATTATAAAACCATTATTGTCAAACTAACATTTTAAATAAGCAGTTATGAAAAGAAAGTTACTTGTTCTTGCTCTGCTTTCAATGATTTATTTTTCATTGATTGCCCAGCCCATTCCAGTAGGTTCTCAGGCGCCCGACTTCTCTTTAAAAAATGTTGATGGAACAACTGTTTCGTTATCAGACTATGCAAATGAAAAAGGGGTTATGGTAATATTTTCTTGCAACCCTTGTCCTTATGTTCAAGCTTATGAAGATCGTATGATTGCGCTACATCATGAGTTTGCACCACAGGGGTATCCTGTTGTATTTATCAATCCCAATGATGCAGTACAGCAGCCGGAAGATTCAATTGAGAAGATGAAAGAGAGGGCAGCAGAGAAGAATTATCCATTTCCATACCTGAAAGATGAAAATCAGGAGGTTTATCAAGCATATGGTGCCACACGCACACCGGAAATCTTTCTTCTTAAAAATGAGGGAGGCAGCTTTACCGTTGCTTATACCGGAACAGTTGATGACAACTACAAAGATGCTTCAGCGGTAGAAGAAGCTTTCGCAGCAAATGCTGTAAAAGCATTACTTGCCGGGAATAATCCTGATCCAGCTTCTACAGTTGCAATTGGCTGTGGTATAAAGAAAAAGAATTAAGCGTTTTAGGTTATATTTCGCAGAATACATATGCGGCTAAATCCGTCAGTACGATTAATCATTTAAAATTGGATTAATGTGTTGACGGATTTATTTTATTTAGCTCGACCATAAATCTCTGTACTCATCAGGGCTTTTGCGAAATTTAGCAAGAATATAGGGACATGATGGATTTACCTTATACCCCTTTTCGCGTGCATAGTCAACCATTTCGTTGAACAATCTGCCCGCTATACCCTGTCCTTCAAGTTCGGGACGTACACCTGTATGATATGCATCAAGTATATTGTCTTCAATTTTAAAATCTAGTTCGGCAATCTGTCTGCCATCTTTCTCAATAAAAAATCTACCTTTGTTATCATCTATTTTTCTTTGAATATCCATCATTGTTCTATATTAAAGAAGATTCATAACTGAACCTTCGGTTATATATCGATAAACATCAGTACATTTGTATTTGTTGACTGGAAAGAGTCTCTTTAACATTGTATGATAATTATAAAATTCTTTTTTATAATCTTACTAAATATTACCTTTGAAATTATCTAATTAATTGGAACGAACAACTATATAGAGTTAAACTTATAAATATTAAAATGAAATACTTTCTAATTGGTTTTATATCCAGCTTTTTCTATCTATATTCAACATATGCTTCTACAGTTGATACAGTAAATGTATTTAGTGCATCAATGAACAAAAACATAAAGAGTGTTGTAGTTAAACCTGACTCATACAACAGACAGCAAGATCAGCCGGTCCTCTATCTTTTACACGGTTATAGTGACAGATATGATGCATGGATAAAAAAAGTACCTTCAGTTAAAGAGCTATCAGATCTTCATGATATAATTATTGTATGTCCCGATGGAGGATTTAATAGCTGGTACTGGGATAGCCCAATAGATGAAAAGTATCAATATGAAACCTTTGTTGTAAAAGAGCTTGTTAACTGGATAGATGAAAATTATAACACAATCTCTTCAAGGGAAGGGCGTGCAATAACTGGTCTAAGTATGGGAGGTCATGGAGGTTTATACTTAGCTTTCAGGAATCAGGATCTGTTTGGTGCTTGCGGTAGTATGAGTGGGGGAGTTGATATACGTCCTTTTCCCAATAATTGGGACATGTCAAATTATATAGGCAAACAGTCTGAAAATCCTGACTACTGGAAGGAATATACAGTAATGGGTTTATTGCATCTGTTAACTCCAAATAGACTGAAGATTATTATAGATTGCGGGACAAATGATTTCTTTTACGAAGTAAATGAGCGATTACACAAAGAGTTGCAATATAGAAATATCCCACATGACTATATAACTCGTCCTGGTGGTCATACCTGGGAATATTGGAACAATGCGATAAAATATCAAATGCTCTTCTTTAGTGAGTATTTTAAAAAATAGTGATTTATACCAAAAATCAGACTTCTATGATATCATATAGAAAAATATATATTGTACTTTTTCTTCTGAATGTAAGTATTGTCGTTTTAGCAGCTTCGACAACTACTTTTAAATTTGCACTGGTAACTGATACACATATTGGTAGTCCGGATAATAACGAAGATCTTATACGGACGGTTGAGGATATAAATTCAATATCTGAGATATCATTTGTAATTGTCTCGGGAGATGTTACTGAATTTGGTTCATTTGAAGAGCTAAAGAGAGCAAAAGATATTCTTGATAATTTGAAAGTTCCATATTATTCAATTCCAGGAAATCACGATGCTAATTGGTCTGAAAGCGGGACAAACGATTTTTTAAGAGTCTTCGGTAATGAGACATTCGGATTTGAGTATAAGGGGTACAAATTCATTGGATTAGCATCGGGTCCGAATATGAGAATGAGTCCGGGACAGATACCCAGAGAAAACCTTACATGGTTTTTTGATGAACTGGAGAATACCAGCAAGGAAACGCCGATCATTTATATAAACCATTATCCAATGGATGAGGGTTTAAATAATTGGTTTGAAGTAATGGATGCACTTAGACCATATAATGTTAAATTAATGCTCTGTGGCCATGGTCATACTAATAGAGCTATGAATTTCGAAGGAGTAAATGCGGCGATGTGCAGATCTAACCTGCGTGCAGGTAAAGAGTATGGAGGGTATAATATAATAACAGTTGACTCTGATTCTATTTACTTTCAAGAACGTATTGTTACGAAAGAAACAAATACACCATGGCTTGCATATTCTTTATCTCAAAAGCCTAATTGGGTTGATAACCCTCCACGACCAGATTATACAATTAATACAAACCATCCATATGCTTCTGAAGTATGGAGTATACAAGAAGAAAGTGATATGGGTAGTGGAATGGCATTTAAAAACAATGTACTCTATTATACAAATACAAAAGGTGAGATAAAAGCAGTGAATGCTTCTGACGGTTCAGAGTTATGGAGTTATAAAACCGAAGGTAAAATTTATTCAACGCCTTACGTATATAATGATCTGGTCTGGTGTGCATCTTCTGATACTTATTTATATGGAATAAATAAAGATAATGGTAAAGAGATATTTAAGCTGAAAAATAATAAAGCTGTAGTCTCTTCACCGGTTTGTACTGATGATAAAGTAATACTATCAGGTGGTGATGGCTATTGCAGAGCATGGAATGTGTTCTCAGGAGAGAAAGTTTGGGAATTTGACAGTGTTAAAAATTTTGTAGTGACAAGACCAGCTGTAAATGATGGTATATTGTTCTTTGGTAGTTGGGGTAATGAATTTTATGCACTGAATGTTGAAAATGGTAAACCAAAATGGATTTGGAATAATGGTCATACAAACAGGATGCTATCACCTGCACAAGTATATCCTGTTATAACAAATGGAAGAGTTTACCTGGCTTCACCAGACAGATTTATGACTGTGCTTGACGAGAAAACCGGAGAGGTAATATGGCGTTATAATGACCCTGATAATAGAGTCAGGGAGTCTATTGGTGTTTCAGAAGATGGAGCTACTGTTTATGCTAAAACGATGGATGGGAATATTATAGCTATTGATGCTACTTTACCTGAAAGAAGAATCAAATGGGTTTCATCAGGTGAGAATATGGGATATGAACTTGCACCCACTGCACTGGTTGAGAAGGATGGGGTAGTGTATGCACCAACTGACAAAGGTAATATTTATGCATTTGCAGCTTCTGATGGTAAATTTCTTTGGAAGTATAGAATATCAAATGGCTTGATTAATATGATTTTGCCAACTGATAATAGAGAACTTTATGTTTCTGCAATGGATGGTAGACTAGTTAAGCTAAGAATTAGCCGTTGATTATCTGGACTGGCTTATCCTACATCTACAATTTTTCCTGTTTTCACATAGAAAACATATCCTTTTACATTGAGATATCCCATTTCTTCTATTGATTTTACGTATCTCTGAACCTGGCGTTTGTATTTACTCTCCTCAGATTCTCCAAACTTATAATCAACTATTATAACCTCATCCTGAGAAATCATTACTCTGTCAGGGCGACTGAATCCTTTTTGCGGATGTAGAATCTGAGCCTCATTCAATACATCATATTTTCCGCTATACCAATCTGAGACAAGTGGAACAGATAGATAATCAGTTAGATCGTTTGTGATTTTTTCCAACTCACTTTCGTTGATTTCTCCTTCAAACAGTTTCTTTTGAACAGCTTGTGGAATATCGGAGATAGTTTTGATGTCACTTACTATCTTATGCATAAGTGTTCCGTAATCTCTACTGCCATCATCACTAAAAAATCCAATGGAGTTGAGCCTTAGTTTAAGTCTGTCATTAAATGGAATAGAGTGCCATCTACCTGTTTTATAAGTTTGAACTTCTATTTCTGATTTAACATCTTTGATCTTTTCCGGAGTACCTAATTCAAATACTGATTCAGTATTGCCTTCACATTTGTTTATCTCAGAAAGATTACTGCTGATTATTGTTTCACGTAATAAATGAGATACATTACTCAGTTTTTCAATCTTATCTTTATATGGAGCAAAGAGAATAAGTCGGTGCTTTGCTCTCGTAAAAGCAACATACAGAAGATTCAAATTATCGATATATGTAAACATCTTTTCCTCAAGATAATCTCTTCTGAAAATTGTGTCAGACAATTTCTTATTATACTTCAATGGAACCACCCCGATAAAGTTAAATGGAGAAACCTCAGGTTTGCACCATATAATATCGTTGTTTCTTGTATGGTCTAATTCCCAATTAACGAAAGGCATAATAACAGCACCAAATCCAAGTCCTTTTGACTTGTGAATAGTTATAAGTCTGATAGCATCTTGCCCTTCAGGAGAATATAAAGCTTTATTGCAACCTTTTTCTTCCCACCAATCAAGAAAAGCATTAAGATCAGCAGACTTGTCTTCACTAAACTTTAGTGCTATGTCAAGAAATGCCTGAATATATGCTTTTTCATTTTCATCTGTTTCACTAGTAAACAAAGAGAAATAACTCTCGATCATATCATAAAAAGGCATTGATGAGAGCTCAGCTATTTTATTTCTGTATTCTTCAGGAAACTCTCCTTTAGTCTCTTCCCGATAAGCTTTTATAGCTTCAGCAGGTGAGTACTTATACATGTATCTGAAAAACTCGTATACAGCACTCATTTTGTATAATTCGTCGCTGGGGTTATGGAAGTGATACATAAGTGCTACAGCTGATTTGATACTTTGAGCACTACCTAAAAGTAATGCTTCGTTTGAAATTATATCATATCTGTAACGAGAGTCAGGGTTATCCTCTTTATATTTTAGTAGTTTCTCGGCTACCTGAACAGCTTCTTTGTTTGAACGAACAACCACAGCTATATCTTTAAGTGAAAAGCCTTGATCCTGAAGAGACTCTATTTCATATGGCAGTCGCTCAAGAGCTTCGGATTCCCAATCACTATCTTTATCATCTTTTAGGAAAGTGATTTTTACATGTCCACTACTATCCTTTATCTTTTCCGGCAAATGTTGATGAACATCGGTATAGGCACTTGAAATCTGATTTGACCAGCCTTCTTCATCAATGGAATTTGATTCATTGTAATAATCCTGCAATATATATGGAGCTTCGTTGAAGAAGAAGTTGTTAAACTCTACAATCGCAGCATCACTCCGCCAGTTAGTATCCAGTACATGTTTCCTGATATAATCACTCGAGAAATCCTTTTCTACCTGCTCCTCCAGTAAACGCCAGTCTGAGTTCCTAAATCGATAGATACTCTGCTTTACATCACCAACAATCAGGTTGAAGTTTCCAGATGATAAACTTTCATCAACAAGTGGCTTAAAATTAGTCCACTGCATTCTGGAAGTGTCCTGAAACTCATCAATCATATAGTTCGTGATCCTCGTCCCGGTCTTTTCATAAATAAAGGGAGAATCGGTACCCGATATTATATCATTCAAAAGCTCGGTAGTATCAGAAAGCAGCAGAGTATTATTTTCCTGTTGAAGCTTACGTAGTCTGTTTTTAATATCATTCAGAATTCCTAAGGTAAAATAGTTTTGCAGAATACATTTTGCAGTAAGGTAGAAAGTATTATTTTCATACATCTTTATAACTTGCCTTACACACTCATTCAGGCCTGAATTGTAAGCATTCTCAATTTTTAGAATTATGTCTTTTGGAGTTGTCTTAGTATACCAACTCTCTGGGTTATCTAGGAATTCCAAGAATGTTTTTGTCAAATCAGGAATCTCACCATTAGCAATTTTTGCAAATTTAAAGAACTGCGAAGTGCCTGCACCTCTAAAATTAGATGGAGAAAGATCACAGCTTTCTATAATTGAAACTGCTCTGAGCCCAATATTTTTCAACTCAATTTCATACTCCCTGATTATCCTG
This window of the Lascolabacillus massiliensis genome carries:
- the nagB gene encoding glucosamine-6-phosphate deaminase, yielding MRLIIQPDANQMAQWAANYIAAKINSAEPTAENPFVLGLPTGSSPLNTYKALIKLYERGVVSFENVVTFNMDEYIGLEADHPQSYHTFMWDNFFNHIDIKKENVHILDGMAKDPEAECAAYEKAIKDAGGIDLFLGGIGPDGHIAFNEPGSSLSSRTRVKTLTTDTVIANSRFFDNDVNKVPKTALTVGVGTVLDAKEVLILVNGIHKARALYHAVEGPVTQMWTISALQLHEKGIIVCDYDACSELQVKTYKYFLDIEHDNLDPDSLFK
- a CDS encoding FprA family A-type flavoprotein; this translates as MCKPLEIEKDIFYVGVNDRTKHLFESLWPLPNGVSYNSYLIVDEKVALIDTVDICYSDVFFRKITSLLGDRPIDYLVVNHMEPDHSGSIGLLVNKYPDISIVGNKRTIEMLKGYYGVTNNLVEILDLDTLNLGKYNLKFYLTPMVHWPETMMTYLQEMNTLFSGDAFGTFGAIDGGVLDSQTRIEKYWDEMIRYYSNIVGKFGSPVQTALKKLSGVEIDMICSTHGPVWTKNGRINEVISLYDKLSKYDADSGLVIVYGSMYGNTAELADTIAVSASQNGVKDIVIHNVSKSHESDIIRDVFKYKGLIIGSPTYNNKLYPAVESVVTSLQNRNLKNRYFGYFGGFSWSDASERLLKSFAEEMNFEVVASPVVIKQGMLDEVYEKANNLGMMMAKKLNSDNSK
- a CDS encoding outer membrane protein assembly factor BamB family protein, which translates into the protein MISYRKIYIVLFLLNVSIVVLAASTTTFKFALVTDTHIGSPDNNEDLIRTVEDINSISEISFVIVSGDVTEFGSFEELKRAKDILDNLKVPYYSIPGNHDANWSESGTNDFLRVFGNETFGFEYKGYKFIGLASGPNMRMSPGQIPRENLTWFFDELENTSKETPIIYINHYPMDEGLNNWFEVMDALRPYNVKLMLCGHGHTNRAMNFEGVNAAMCRSNLRAGKEYGGYNIITVDSDSIYFQERIVTKETNTPWLAYSLSQKPNWVDNPPRPDYTINTNHPYASEVWSIQEESDMGSGMAFKNNVLYYTNTKGEIKAVNASDGSELWSYKTEGKIYSTPYVYNDLVWCASSDTYLYGINKDNGKEIFKLKNNKAVVSSPVCTDDKVILSGGDGYCRAWNVFSGEKVWEFDSVKNFVVTRPAVNDGILFFGSWGNEFYALNVENGKPKWIWNNGHTNRMLSPAQVYPVITNGRVYLASPDRFMTVLDEKTGEVIWRYNDPDNRVRESIGVSEDGATVYAKTMDGNIIAIDATLPERRIKWVSSGENMGYELAPTALVEKDGVVYAPTDKGNIYAFAASDGKFLWKYRISNGLINMILPTDNRELYVSAMDGRLVKLRISR
- a CDS encoding alpha/beta hydrolase encodes the protein MKMKYFLIGFISSFFYLYSTYASTVDTVNVFSASMNKNIKSVVVKPDSYNRQQDQPVLYLLHGYSDRYDAWIKKVPSVKELSDLHDIIIVCPDGGFNSWYWDSPIDEKYQYETFVVKELVNWIDENYNTISSREGRAITGLSMGGHGGLYLAFRNQDLFGACGSMSGGVDIRPFPNNWDMSNYIGKQSENPDYWKEYTVMGLLHLLTPNRLKIIIDCGTNDFFYEVNERLHKELQYRNIPHDYITRPGGHTWEYWNNAIKYQMLFFSEYFKK
- a CDS encoding diaminopimelate dehydrogenase produces the protein MQKLIRAAVVGYGNIGKYTLETLESSPDFEIAGVVRRSSSSVSPELQNYKVVTSINDLHNVDVAILCTPTRNVEKYAIECLSAGINTVDSFDIHSKILELRNSLNEYAVKNGAVSIISAGWDPGSDSVIRTLMEAMAPKGITYTNFGPGMSMGHTVAVKAIDGVKAALSMTIPTGTGVHRRMVYIELEDGYNFQEVSQSIKADDYFAHDETHVFQVDDVEALKDMGHGVLMERKGASGETQNQQFKFDMRINNPALTAQVLVSAARATLRQSPGAYTMIEIPVVDLLPGEKELWIKKLV
- a CDS encoding TlpA family protein disulfide reductase, with protein sequence MKSILLILISFLISTFTLKDTVPRANSESMVDSDIMVVDFKQLQPFLEIDNDTIYVVNFWATWCGPCVREIPYFEQLRDKYEGENLKIVMVSLDMSDDLDTRVIPFMRKYDMKNKVLLLDDPQSNRWIPLVDEKWTGAIPATLIYGNGFREFYAKEFTFSELDKIIKPLLSN
- a CDS encoding GNAT family N-acetyltransferase, coding for MMDIQRKIDDNKGRFFIEKDGRQIAELDFKIEDNILDAYHTGVRPELEGQGIAGRLFNEMVDYAREKGYKVNPSCPYILAKFRKSPDEYRDLWSS
- the lgt gene encoding prolipoprotein diacylglyceryl transferase, with the translated sequence MDILLSVTWNVDPTLFNLFGREIRWYGLLWVVGLLVAVYIVQKIFKKEDLPEKWFDSLFVYMIVGIIVGARLGHCLFYEPGYYLSNPLEILKVWEGGLASHGGVIGIIIAVWLYSRKVTKQSMLWTFDRVMVPTGFTSAMIRLGNLMNHEIYGGPTDRPWGFRFVDNLYPWMNGAEPIYTEPSHPTQIYEALAYLVVFGITMYLYYNTNAKDRKGLITGVGIFVIFLFRFFVEFVKNVQVEEEYSMIESTGLNLGQWLSIPFIIWGLWLIINAVRKPAVVADTPKQSQMFKPKQKTKKK
- a CDS encoding thioredoxin family protein — translated: MKRKLLVLALLSMIYFSLIAQPIPVGSQAPDFSLKNVDGTTVSLSDYANEKGVMVIFSCNPCPYVQAYEDRMIALHHEFAPQGYPVVFINPNDAVQQPEDSIEKMKERAAEKNYPFPYLKDENQEVYQAYGATRTPEIFLLKNEGGSFTVAYTGTVDDNYKDASAVEEAFAANAVKALLAGNNPDPASTVAIGCGIKKKN
- a CDS encoding UvrD-helicase domain-containing protein, giving the protein MTDKSPYELQHLHIIKASAGSGKTHRLTGEYLHLLFAQPNNHRHILAVTFTNKATDEMKSRIVEELHLLSSGRDSAYLNELMRNFSLKESTVRSTARRILETILHDYSAFSISTIDKFFQQTMRAFTREMGLAGGYNIEVEHSSLLMETVDLMLSELDRPENKQLAEWLLQFMQDSIEEGKSWKIDREVMDLSEQLFNETYKSFSKEEQAVLQNKEQLSEYKTILIRIIREYEIELKNIGLRAVSIIESCDLSPSNFRGAGTSQFFKFAKIANGEIPDLTKTFLEFLDNPESWYTKTTPKDIILKIENAYNSGLNECVRQVIKMYENNTFYLTAKCILQNYFTLGILNDIKNRLRKLQQENNTLLLSDTTELLNDIISGTDSPFIYEKTGTRITNYMIDEFQDTSRMQWTNFKPLVDESLSSGNFNLIVGDVKQSIYRFRNSDWRLLEEQVEKDFSSDYIRKHVLDTNWRSDAAIVEFNNFFFNEAPYILQDYYNESNSIDEEGWSNQISSAYTDVHQHLPEKIKDSSGHVKITFLKDDKDSDWESEALERLPYEIESLQDQGFSLKDIAVVVRSNKEAVQVAEKLLKYKEDNPDSRYRYDIISNEALLLGSAQSIKSAVALMYHFHNPSDELYKMSAVYEFFRYMYKYSPAEAIKAYREETKGEFPEEYRNKIAELSSMPFYDMIESYFSLFTSETDENEKAYIQAFLDIALKFSEDKSADLNAFLDWWEEKGCNKALYSPEGQDAIRLITIHKSKGLGFGAVIMPFVNWELDHTRNNDIIWCKPEVSPFNFIGVVPLKYNKKLSDTIFRRDYLEEKMFTYIDNLNLLYVAFTRAKHRLILFAPYKDKIEKLSNVSHLLRETIISSNLSEINKCEGNTESVFELGTPEKIKDVKSEIEVQTYKTGRWHSIPFNDRLKLRLNSIGFFSDDGSRDYGTLMHKIVSDIKTISDIPQAVQKKLFEGEINESELEKITNDLTDYLSVPLVSDWYSGKYDVLNEAQILHPQKGFSRPDRVMISQDEVIIVDYKFGESEESKYKRQVQRYVKSIEEMGYLNVKGYVFYVKTGKIVDVG